GCGTGTATCACAAATCCCACGTAAGCTATCTCCTCAGGCGGGAGCATGAAATAACGGGCCTTGTCCCTCATGGCATAAGGGGTTCCTTTTACCGAGGCATTTCTTGAAGCCTGGGTTCTTTTGCGACTAGAATAACCAAGGAAATTCTATCAGAAAAGGGTTGACTCATGGGATCTTTGGAGCCATTGCTGGCCCTGGACGTAGGCAGCGGGACCCAGGACCTCTTTCTCTGGGATCCAGAGCAGGTAACCGAGAACTGTTTACAAATGGTGCTACCCTCCCCCACCAGAATGCTGGCCAAGAAGGTAAGGGATGCTACCAGCAGGGCCGTGCCCATTCACCTCAAAGGATTTCTCATGGGTGGAGGGCCGGTGGCATGGGCCATCCGCGAGCATGCAAAGGCCGGCCTGGGGGTCACGGCAGAGCCTAAGGCCGCCTTGACCCTTCATGACAATCTGGAACATGTGGAGGAGATGGGGATCAGGATCCTGGAAGAACCACCCGAGAATTGCTTGGTCATCAGGATGGGTGACATTCAAAGGGAATTGCTAGCTCCCATCTTTGAGATGTTTGAGATTCCCGAGCCCAGGATCTGGTGTGTGGCAGTTCAGGATCACGGGCATCAGCCCCATGGCAGCAACCGGGAGTTCAGGTTCCAGCACTGGAGGAAACTCCTGGAGGAGGGAGGTGAGATCTCCAGGACATTGTATAGGCAACCCCCTTCTTACATGACCAGGATGCTCTCGGTGTTGGAGCAGGTACCTCAAGGCCTGGTAATGGACACAGGAATGGCAGCAGTACATGGCGCCATGTGCGATCCCCTGGTGGAAGCTGCTTTGGATTCCGGGGTATTGATTGTGAATCTGGGAAACCAACACACCTTGGGGGCCTTGGTGACCAGGGAGCGCATCTGGGGTCTTTTTGAACATCATACAGGGGCCCTTGGGCCAGAGTCATTAAAAGCCTGGATGGATAGATTCCGCCTTGGATTGGTGGATTCAGTGCAAGTCATGGAAGATGGGGGGCATGGCTGTGCGTACCATCCAGAGGGGCTCGAGAGGGGCATGTTTCAGATGACCGTGGTCACAGGCCCCCGTAGAGAGCTTGCCTCCACCTTGGGCTGGCATATGGCAGCCCCGTTGGGAAACATGATGTTGAGCGGCTGTTTCGGTATGGTGCGCGCATATCTCCAAGGCCTGGGCGTTGTATGGCCTTGAAACCTGGAGCTGGACCCATGAGCAAGATTCTCTCCGAGGCAGAGGCCAAAGAGCGCATGGAAGAATTGCGCAAGGCCATCCATTACCACAACTACAAGTACTATGTGCTGGATTCACCGGAAATATCAGATGCCCAGTATGATGCCATGTTCAGGGAATTGGAGGAGCTGGAGCGGGCATATCCCCACTGGGTAACACCAGACTCACCCACTCAAAGAGTGGGAGCACCTCCCCTGGAGAAATTCTCCACAGTGGAGCACGCCCAGCCCATGCTGAGTCTGGCCAATGCCTTCACCGACCAGGAGGCAAGGGATTTTGACGAAAGGGTGCATAGATTTCTCAGAATTACAGAGCCCATAGAATACGTAGTGGAACCAAAGATGGATGGAGTGGCCGTGGAATTGGTGTACGTGGATGGCGTACTTCAAACCGGCTCTACCAGGGGAGATGGCATCAGGGGAGAAGACGTAACCCTCAACATTCGCACCATCAAGAGCATTCCTCTCAGGCTTCTGGCAGACCAGCCAGGCATCCCTCCAATACCTCACAGAGTGGATGTGAGGGGAGAAGTATACATGTCCCTGGAGGACTTCAAGGCCCTCAACGAGAAAAGAGGCCAGACAGGGGAGCCTCTTTTCGCCAATCCAAGAAATGCCGCTGCAGGATCACTGCGGCAACTGGACTCCTCCATTACCGCCCAAAGGCCTCTCGACATGTTCGCCTATGGGGTGGGGGAGATGCGCGGAGTTTCCTTCCAAACCCACTGGGAGGTGCTTCAGAGTCTCAGAGCTTGGGGCCTGAAAGTCAATCCCTTGATCCGTGTCTGCCACGGAATAGAAGAGGCCATAGAGAGATATCACCAGCTTCTTGAGCTGCGTCACCAACTGCCGTACGAAGCAGATGGGGCCGTGTTCAAGGTCAACTCCCTGGCCTTGCAGAGAACTCTGGGGGAGATTTCCCGAAGTCCCCGCTGGGCCATAGCCTTCAAGTTTCCTTCCACCCGCGAGACCACTGTGGTGAGGAAGATCCAGGTGCAGGTGGGTCGAACCGGGGTGCTCACCCCTGTGGCCATCCTGGAGCCTGTCAGGGTGGGTGGTGTCCAGGTAAGCAGAGCAACTCTTCACAACCAGGATGAAGTGGAACGCAAGGATGTCAGGGCAGGAGATACGGTCTTGGTTCAGAGGGCCGGGGATGTGATTCCAGAAATAGTGGAGGTCTTGTTGGATCGCAGGCCCCCAGATGCCCAGCCTTTCCAAATGCCCAGGCAATGCCCTGTATGTGGGGCAAGGGTGGAGAGGCTGGAGGGAGAGGCTGCCCACAGGTGCATGGGCATTTCCTGCCCGGCCAAGCTAAAGGAAAGCATCTTACATTTTGCCTCCAAGAGAGCCATGGACATTGACGGACTCGGGGAAAAAATGGTCAACCAGCTCGTGGACAGGGGCCTGGTGAAATCAGTGGACCATCTGTACGAACTCAGATACGAGCAACTGGCCTCCTTGGAACGCATGGCCCACAAGTCAGCGTCCAACCTTCTGGAAGCAATTGCAAGGAGCAAGGAGCCACCTTTGGAGAGGTTTTACTATGCCCTGGGGATTCGCCATGTGGGGGAGCACCTGGCAAGAGTCCTGGCCAAACATTACCCTGATCCGAGGCAGCTCATGAAAGCCCAACAGCAGGAGCTCACCATTATCAGGGACATAGGGCCAAAGGTGGCTCAGTCGCTAGTCTCCTTTTTCCAGGAACCCCAAAACAGAAAGGTGGTGGAAAGACTCCTGGAGCTGGGGGTCAGGCCCGTGCCTCCACAAGAAGGCGCATCTTCACCCCTGGAGGGCAAGACCATCGTTTTCACAGGATCCTTGAGTTCCATGACCCGTTCAGAGGCCCAGGCTCTGGTGGAGCGCCTGGGAGCAAGGGCCTCTTCCAGCGTCAGTTCCAAGACCGATCTGGTGGTGGCCGGTCCAGGGGCAGGCTCCAAGCTTCAGGAGGCCAGGAAATTGGGCATAAGGGTGATATCAGAGGAGGAGTTCCTGAAGATGGTGCAACAGAATTAGCCCCCTGTCTTCAGGATTACGTAATGGGCCTAGGCTCACAATGTCTTGGAAGAAGCTGTCTTGTGCTCCAATGCAAGGTAATTTCCATATGGGGCTCTGCCCGGCCCAGGCCGCAAGACGCATCAGGGGGCATGGGGTTGGTGGCGTAGCACCCAAGAGGGTTTGTGAATTAGAAGCACCAAGAACCGATGCCATTTCGGTTAGAGGCTTTGGGTGGGAGCAAAAGAAAATTCCGGCTCTTATCACATGCAAAGAAATGCTTCTTGGAGAATTCTTGGTCAGGATCCACTTTTCTTAAATGATTCAGGCTGATAGGATGCACCGGGAGGCTGGCCATGGAGGATTCGGTACAGGCACATGTGTGGATCTCGGGGAGGGTCCAGGGGGTTTTCTTTAGGTCCAACACCCAGCAACAGGCCCAAGCCAGGGGGCTTAGAGGCTGGGTTAGAAATCTTCCCGATGGAAGGGTGGAGGCTGTTTTCCAAGGAGACCCAAAGAAAGTGGAGGAAATGCTCCATTGGTGTCATCAAGGCCCCTCGGGGGCCTGGGTGAAAGAGGTGGAGGTGATATGGGAGACGCCCGCACAGAATCTTGCGGGGTTTCGCATAGCGTATTGACCGGGCTGATGGAAAAATGATAAGCACCCCCAAGATCCCCTAGGAAGGAAGACGAGATGGAGCTTCGTCACATAAGGCTCCTTTGCCTGATACTGGAGCAAGGAAGCGTCTCGGCTGCAGCCAAGTCAGCCGGGCTGGGCCAGCCCACGGTGAGCCAGCATTTGCGCTCTTTGGAACAGGAGCTGGGCATTTTGCTTTTCGAAAGAAGAGGCCGAAGAATAGTGCCCACCGAGGCGGCACGAGTTTTCCACCCTTATGCCAGGCAGGCCATTCAGATACT
This genomic window from bacterium contains:
- the ligA gene encoding NAD-dependent DNA ligase LigA, producing MSKILSEAEAKERMEELRKAIHYHNYKYYVLDSPEISDAQYDAMFRELEELERAYPHWVTPDSPTQRVGAPPLEKFSTVEHAQPMLSLANAFTDQEARDFDERVHRFLRITEPIEYVVEPKMDGVAVELVYVDGVLQTGSTRGDGIRGEDVTLNIRTIKSIPLRLLADQPGIPPIPHRVDVRGEVYMSLEDFKALNEKRGQTGEPLFANPRNAAAGSLRQLDSSITAQRPLDMFAYGVGEMRGVSFQTHWEVLQSLRAWGLKVNPLIRVCHGIEEAIERYHQLLELRHQLPYEADGAVFKVNSLALQRTLGEISRSPRWAIAFKFPSTRETTVVRKIQVQVGRTGVLTPVAILEPVRVGGVQVSRATLHNQDEVERKDVRAGDTVLVQRAGDVIPEIVEVLLDRRPPDAQPFQMPRQCPVCGARVERLEGEAAHRCMGISCPAKLKESILHFASKRAMDIDGLGEKMVNQLVDRGLVKSVDHLYELRYEQLASLERMAHKSASNLLEAIARSKEPPLERFYYALGIRHVGEHLARVLAKHYPDPRQLMKAQQQELTIIRDIGPKVAQSLVSFFQEPQNRKVVERLLELGVRPVPPQEGASSPLEGKTIVFTGSLSSMTRSEAQALVERLGARASSSVSSKTDLVVAGPGAGSKLQEARKLGIRVISEEEFLKMVQQN
- a CDS encoding DUF1786 domain-containing protein, producing the protein MGSLEPLLALDVGSGTQDLFLWDPEQVTENCLQMVLPSPTRMLAKKVRDATSRAVPIHLKGFLMGGGPVAWAIREHAKAGLGVTAEPKAALTLHDNLEHVEEMGIRILEEPPENCLVIRMGDIQRELLAPIFEMFEIPEPRIWCVAVQDHGHQPHGSNREFRFQHWRKLLEEGGEISRTLYRQPPSYMTRMLSVLEQVPQGLVMDTGMAAVHGAMCDPLVEAALDSGVLIVNLGNQHTLGALVTRERIWGLFEHHTGALGPESLKAWMDRFRLGLVDSVQVMEDGGHGCAYHPEGLERGMFQMTVVTGPRRELASTLGWHMAAPLGNMMLSGCFGMVRAYLQGLGVVWP
- a CDS encoding acylphosphatase, producing MEDSVQAHVWISGRVQGVFFRSNTQQQAQARGLRGWVRNLPDGRVEAVFQGDPKKVEEMLHWCHQGPSGAWVKEVEVIWETPAQNLAGFRIAY